A stretch of the Equus caballus isolate H_3958 breed thoroughbred chromosome X, TB-T2T, whole genome shotgun sequence genome encodes the following:
- the AP1S2 gene encoding AP-1 complex subunit sigma-2 isoform X3 — translation MQFMLLFSRQGKLRLQKWYVPLSDKEKKKITRELVQTVLARKPKMCSFLEWRDLKIVYKRYASLYFCCAIEDQDNELITLEIIHRYVELLDKYFGSVCELDIIFNFEKAYFILDEFLLGGEVQETSKKNVLKAIEQADLLQEVLRRQKVAGPF, via the exons ATGCAGTTTATGTTGCTTTTTAGTCGTCAGGGAAAGCTTCGACTGCAGAAATGGTATGTCCCACTGtcagacaaagagaagaaaaagatcacAAGAGAACTTGTTCAAACCGTCTTAGCACGGAAACCTAAAATGTGCAGCTTTCTTGAGTGGCGAGATCTGAAGATTGTTTACAAaag ATATGCTAGTCTGTATTTTTGCTGTGCTATTGAGGATCAGGACAATGAACTAATTACCCTGGAAATAATTCATCGTTATGTGGAATTACTTGACAAGTATTTTGGCAGT GTGTGTGAACTTGATATCATCTTTAATTTTGAGAAggcttattttattttggatgagTTTCTTTTGGGAGGGGAGGTTCAGGAAACATCCAAGAAAAATGTCCTTAAAGCAATTGAGCAAGCTGATCTACTGCAGGAG GTCTTGAGGAGGCAGAAGGTGGCTGGTCCATTCTGA
- the AP1S2 gene encoding AP-1 complex subunit sigma-2 isoform X1: protein MQFMLLFSRQGKLRLQKWYVPLSDKEKKKITRELVQTVLARKPKMCSFLEWRDLKIVYKRYASLYFCCAIEDQDNELITLEIIHRYVELLDKYFGSVCELDIIFNFEKAYFILDEFLLGGEVQETSKKNVLKAIEQADLLQEEAETPRSVLEEIGLT, encoded by the exons ATGCAGTTTATGTTGCTTTTTAGTCGTCAGGGAAAGCTTCGACTGCAGAAATGGTATGTCCCACTGtcagacaaagagaagaaaaagatcacAAGAGAACTTGTTCAAACCGTCTTAGCACGGAAACCTAAAATGTGCAGCTTTCTTGAGTGGCGAGATCTGAAGATTGTTTACAAaag ATATGCTAGTCTGTATTTTTGCTGTGCTATTGAGGATCAGGACAATGAACTAATTACCCTGGAAATAATTCATCGTTATGTGGAATTACTTGACAAGTATTTTGGCAGT GTGTGTGAACTTGATATCATCTTTAATTTTGAGAAggcttattttattttggatgagTTTCTTTTGGGAGGGGAGGTTCAGGAAACATCCAAGAAAAATGTCCTTAAAGCAATTGAGCAAGCTGATCTACTGCAGGAG
- the AP1S2 gene encoding AP-1 complex subunit sigma-2 isoform X2, producing MQFMLLFSRQGKLRLQKWYVPLSDKEKKKITRELVQTVLARKPKMCSFLEWRDLKIVYKRYASLYFCCAIEDQDNELITLEIIHRYVELLDKYFGSVCELDIIFNFEKAYFILDEFLLGGEVQETSKKNVLKAIEQADLLQEPRHEYFNVPVY from the exons ATGCAGTTTATGTTGCTTTTTAGTCGTCAGGGAAAGCTTCGACTGCAGAAATGGTATGTCCCACTGtcagacaaagagaagaaaaagatcacAAGAGAACTTGTTCAAACCGTCTTAGCACGGAAACCTAAAATGTGCAGCTTTCTTGAGTGGCGAGATCTGAAGATTGTTTACAAaag ATATGCTAGTCTGTATTTTTGCTGTGCTATTGAGGATCAGGACAATGAACTAATTACCCTGGAAATAATTCATCGTTATGTGGAATTACTTGACAAGTATTTTGGCAGT GTGTGTGAACTTGATATCATCTTTAATTTTGAGAAggcttattttattttggatgagTTTCTTTTGGGAGGGGAGGTTCAGGAAACATCCAAGAAAAATGTCCTTAAAGCAATTGAGCAAGCTGATCTACTGCAGGAG